One window from the genome of Eucalyptus grandis isolate ANBG69807.140 chromosome 7, ASM1654582v1, whole genome shotgun sequence encodes:
- the LOC104452716 gene encoding cytochrome P450 72A13, translating into MTKQAQSQSSTSFSNDIVPRILPFFHQSIKKYGKLCFTWFGPTPVLNIMDSDMLKEIFSRINEFEKPHPKAIGDLFISGLLEIEGEKWAKHRKIINPAFHYEKLKNVVTATCSSCEEMIRGWEKQCLAGEVDVWPHLQHLSGDILYRAAFGGNCDQAKSIFLLQQEQMSLTYKVLQFVFIPGWRSVEINLATIYPEIFNCYKSI; encoded by the exons ATGACCAAGCAAGCGCAATCTCAATCCAGTACTTCTTTCTCCAATGACATCGTGCCACGCATTCTCCCTTTCTTTCATCAGTCCATCAAGAAATATG GGAAGCTTTGTTTTACATGGTTTGGGCCAACGCCTGTACTGAACATCATGGACTCAGACATGttgaaagaaatattttcacGGATCAACGAGTTTGAAAAGCCCCATCCCAAGGCCATTGGAGATCTCTTTATATCGGGGCTTCTGGAGATTGAGGGTGAGAAATGGGCCAAACATAGAAAGATCATCAACCCGGCTTTTCACTATGAGAAGTTGAAG AATGTAGTGACAGCAACGTGTTCAAGTTGTGAGGAGATGATTAGGGGATGGGAGAAGCAATGTTTGGCTGGTGAAGTGGATGTGTGGCCTCACCTTCAACATTTGAGTGGTGATATTCTCTATAGAGCTGCTTTCGGTGGTAACTGCGACCAAGCCAAGAGCATCTTCCTCCTTCAACAAGAACAAATGAGCCTCACGTACAAAGTTCTTCAATTCGTGTTTATCCCCGGCTGGAGGTCAGTCGAGATTAATCTAGCAACAATTTATCCCGAGATCTTTAACTGTTACAAAAGCatataa
- the LOC104452718 gene encoding 11-oxo-beta-amyrin 30-oxidase — MDSDMLKEIFSRINEFEKPHPKAIADLLLSGLVDVEGEKWAKHRKISNPAFHYEKLKYVVTATCSSCEEMIRRWEKQSLAGEVDVWPHLQQLTGDVFYRAVFGGSYDDRAKSIILLQQEQIGLASKIVHFVSMPGWR, encoded by the exons ATGGACTCCGACATGTTGAAGGAAATATTTTCACGGATCAATGAGTTCGAAAAGCCGCATCCCAAGGCCATCGCAGATCTCTTACTATCAGGGCTTGTCGATGTTGAGGGTGAGAAATGGGCCAAACACAGAAAGATCAGCAACCCAGCTTTTCATTATGAAAAGTTGAAG TATGTGGTGACTGCAACATGTTCAAGCTGTGAGGAGATGATTAGGAGATGGGAGAAGCAAAGTTTGGCAGGTGAAGTGGATGTGTGGCCTCACCTTCAGCAATTGACGGGTGATGTATTCTACAGAGCTGTTTTCGGGGGTAGCTATGACGACCGAGCCAAGAGTATCATCCTCCTTCAACAAGAGCAAATTGGCCTCGCTTCCAAAATTGTTCATTTCGTCTCAATGCCTGGGTGGAGGTAA
- the LOC104452721 gene encoding vesicle-associated membrane protein 722 isoform X3 yields the protein MAFLERIKDEFTIRYGGGKAATAVAHSLDREFGPKLKEQMRYCADHPEEISKLAKVKAQASEVKGVMMEYVEKVLDRGEKVELLLDKTENLRSQAQDFRQQATRIRRRMWLQNMKIKPIVLGIVVGLIVIIVLSIICGAFRCGGK from the exons ATGGCCTTTCTCGAGAGAATCAAGGACGAGTTTACTATCAGATATGGCGGAGGAAAAGCTGCGACTGCAGTGGCACATAGCTTGGACAGAGAATTCGG GCCTAAACTGAAGGAGCAAATGCGGTACTGCGCGGATCATCCCGAAGAGATCAGCAAACTTGCCAAAGTGAAAGCTCAGGCATCAGAAGTGAAAGGAGTTATGATGGAGTATGTAGAAAAG GTTCTGGATCGAGGTGAGAAAGTTGAGCTTTTGCTCGACAAGACCGAGAATCTTCGATCTCAG GCGCAAGATTTCCGGCAGCAGGCAACCCGAATCAGAAGGAGGATGTGGctgcaaaacatgaaaataaagcCGATAGTTCTCGGCATTGTTGTCGGTTTGATTGTGATCATAGTCCTGTCCATCATTTGTGGTGCCTTCAGGTGTGGTGGCAAATAA
- the LOC104452721 gene encoding vesicle-associated membrane protein 722 isoform X1 yields the protein MGQSLIYSFVARGTAVLAEYAEFGGKFAGIALQCLQKLPLSTDHFTYTCDGHTFSYLIDSGFTYCVVAVDSIGRQIPMAFLERIKDEFTIRYGGGKAATAVAHSLDREFGPKLKEQMRYCADHPEEISKLAKVKAQASEVKGVMMEYVEKVLDRGEKVELLLDKTENLRSQAQDFRQQATRIRRRMWLQNMKIKPIVLGIVVGLIVIIVLSIICGAFRCGGK from the exons ATGGGCCAATCGCTGATCTACAGCTTTGTGGCTCGAGGCACCGCGGTGTTAGCAGAGTACGCTGAGTTCGGTGGGAAGTTCGCCGGCATCGCCTTGCAGTGCCTCCAGAAGCTCCCTCTCAGCACCGACCACTTCACTTACACCTGCGATGGCCACACATTCAGCTACCTCATCGACAGCGGCTTCA CATACTGCGTCGTGGCAGTTGATTCCATTGGTCGTCAGATTCCGATGGCCTTTCTCGAGAGAATCAAGGACGAGTTTACTATCAGATATGGCGGAGGAAAAGCTGCGACTGCAGTGGCACATAGCTTGGACAGAGAATTCGG GCCTAAACTGAAGGAGCAAATGCGGTACTGCGCGGATCATCCCGAAGAGATCAGCAAACTTGCCAAAGTGAAAGCTCAGGCATCAGAAGTGAAAGGAGTTATGATGGAGTATGTAGAAAAG GTTCTGGATCGAGGTGAGAAAGTTGAGCTTTTGCTCGACAAGACCGAGAATCTTCGATCTCAG GCGCAAGATTTCCGGCAGCAGGCAACCCGAATCAGAAGGAGGATGTGGctgcaaaacatgaaaataaagcCGATAGTTCTCGGCATTGTTGTCGGTTTGATTGTGATCATAGTCCTGTCCATCATTTGTGGTGCCTTCAGGTGTGGTGGCAAATAA
- the LOC104452721 gene encoding vesicle-associated membrane protein 722 isoform X2, which produces MGQSLIYSFVARGTAVLAEYAEFGGKFAGIALQCLQKLPLSTDHFTYTCDGHTFSYLIDSGFTYCVVAVDSIGRQIPMAFLERIKDEFTIRYGGGKAATAVAHSLDREFGPKLKEQMRYCADHPEEISKLAKVKAQASEVKGVMMEYVEKVLDRGEKVELLLDKTENLRSQSSHIKCTEGAEIGD; this is translated from the exons ATGGGCCAATCGCTGATCTACAGCTTTGTGGCTCGAGGCACCGCGGTGTTAGCAGAGTACGCTGAGTTCGGTGGGAAGTTCGCCGGCATCGCCTTGCAGTGCCTCCAGAAGCTCCCTCTCAGCACCGACCACTTCACTTACACCTGCGATGGCCACACATTCAGCTACCTCATCGACAGCGGCTTCA CATACTGCGTCGTGGCAGTTGATTCCATTGGTCGTCAGATTCCGATGGCCTTTCTCGAGAGAATCAAGGACGAGTTTACTATCAGATATGGCGGAGGAAAAGCTGCGACTGCAGTGGCACATAGCTTGGACAGAGAATTCGG GCCTAAACTGAAGGAGCAAATGCGGTACTGCGCGGATCATCCCGAAGAGATCAGCAAACTTGCCAAAGTGAAAGCTCAGGCATCAGAAGTGAAAGGAGTTATGATGGAGTATGTAGAAAAG GTTCTGGATCGAGGTGAGAAAGTTGAGCTTTTGCTCGACAAGACCGAGAATCTTCGATCTCAG TCTTCTCATATAAAATGTACGGAAGGAGCGGAAATCGGTGATTAA